The following proteins come from a genomic window of Pyxidicoccus sp. MSG2:
- a CDS encoding SAM-dependent methyltransferase produces MRAWTAQWLLGQLGAELGGRDGVDLEFSLRLTQGRVDAEGRFCCWLAGGAPLAFAPMARVLERLEAPEPVRAAQSEAVLPVRQGLAVAFTDGVPELRLYLHGRDPATLADNYGAWRWRPGGEARRSRYFFHYLPETPSGLHPSALVHDALRPAFERLLQDERLQQGSGFWLREGSDGAVEQVDLAFPWCPNAGTLEGLLELASVLGVPAREDSRWHELPIRHVAVRVGEGPPQVTLYASASLEGEWPGSEAELQSRVRQGALVFHRDVEESVFQRLPPVSRASPEPIDLDAFYGGDVKTWRAVLGPEMHYHAGLFDMPGLEASDAAMDEALRRAVVELYPFIPAGGRVYDVGCGWGGPLAMWIRGLGCRSLGLTISRTQFRYVAGLGLPVRWGDAEQTLPPGHFDCAILLESLSHIRDKDRLLRVLRVFADRLVMRVNCQDGSPPGSAFGGTMHMVSSGRLRELLEGAGWRIRHWRDRRREALPSVAVWHRRLRSVPVGEDSHLETLRAWCERVMTAPEAWAEHNPLIEVVAD; encoded by the coding sequence ATGCGGGCATGGACGGCGCAGTGGCTGCTCGGGCAGCTCGGTGCGGAGCTCGGCGGACGCGATGGGGTGGATCTCGAGTTCTCGCTCCGCCTGACGCAGGGCCGCGTCGATGCGGAGGGCCGCTTCTGCTGCTGGTTGGCGGGAGGCGCCCCGCTGGCGTTCGCGCCCATGGCGCGCGTGTTGGAGCGCCTGGAAGCTCCCGAGCCCGTCCGCGCCGCTCAGAGCGAGGCCGTGCTTCCCGTCCGCCAGGGACTCGCCGTGGCCTTCACCGACGGTGTCCCCGAGCTCCGGCTGTACCTGCACGGCCGCGACCCGGCGACCCTGGCTGACAACTACGGGGCCTGGCGTTGGCGGCCGGGCGGCGAGGCCCGACGCTCGCGCTACTTCTTCCACTACCTGCCGGAGACGCCTTCGGGTCTACACCCGTCCGCGCTGGTACACGACGCGCTTCGCCCGGCCTTCGAGCGGCTGTTGCAAGACGAGCGGCTCCAACAGGGCTCGGGCTTCTGGCTGCGCGAGGGGAGCGACGGCGCGGTGGAGCAGGTCGACCTGGCGTTCCCCTGGTGCCCCAACGCGGGAACGTTGGAGGGGCTGCTTGAGCTGGCCAGCGTGCTTGGAGTCCCGGCGCGGGAGGACTCGCGGTGGCATGAGCTGCCCATTCGGCATGTCGCGGTGCGGGTGGGGGAGGGGCCTCCGCAGGTGACGCTGTACGCCTCGGCGTCGCTGGAGGGGGAATGGCCGGGCAGTGAGGCCGAGCTCCAGTCCCGTGTCCGCCAGGGGGCCCTCGTGTTCCACCGGGACGTCGAGGAGTCGGTGTTTCAACGGCTGCCTCCGGTGTCTCGCGCCAGCCCAGAGCCGATCGACCTCGATGCGTTCTATGGCGGCGACGTGAAGACCTGGCGGGCCGTGCTCGGGCCGGAGATGCACTACCACGCCGGATTGTTCGACATGCCCGGGCTCGAGGCGAGCGATGCGGCGATGGACGAGGCGCTGCGCCGCGCGGTGGTCGAGCTGTACCCGTTCATTCCGGCGGGTGGCCGAGTCTATGACGTCGGGTGTGGCTGGGGCGGGCCGCTGGCGATGTGGATTCGCGGGCTCGGGTGCCGGAGTCTCGGCCTCACCATCAGCCGGACCCAGTTCCGGTACGTGGCCGGACTGGGCCTGCCGGTCCGCTGGGGCGATGCCGAGCAGACCCTGCCACCCGGCCACTTCGACTGCGCCATCCTGCTCGAATCCCTGAGCCACATCCGGGACAAGGACCGGCTGCTGCGAGTCCTTCGGGTGTTCGCGGACCGCCTCGTGATGCGCGTCAACTGTCAGGACGGCTCACCGCCGGGCTCGGCGTTCGGTGGCACGATGCACATGGTCAGCTCGGGGCGACTGCGCGAGCTGCTGGAGGGCGCCGGCTGGCGAATCCGGCACTGGCGAGACCGCCGCCGCGAGGCCCTGCCTTCCGTGGCCGTGTGGCACCGCCGCCTCCGGTCCGTGCCGGTGGGCGAGGATTCACACCTGGAGACACTCCGTGCGTGGTGCGAACGGGTGATGACCGCACCCGAAGCGTGGGCGGAGCACAATCCGCTCATCGAGGTCGTGGCCGATTGA
- a CDS encoding siderophore-interacting protein, protein MAERVFRRGPFPVKFRLLQVRRVRRVTPHMVRVTLGGEDLVGFHSDSADDHVKLLIPNPGELKPVLPTMGPHGVVFPEGVKRPATRDYTPRRHDPVAGELDLDFVLHGSGPGSTWASRAKEGDFIGVAGPRGSLMVADDFDWYLFAGDPSGLPSISRRLEELPASARAIVFLEVGDASEEIPLNTRARMELTWFHRNGAAPGTTHLLEQAIRELPLPPGDGFVWAAGEAISMRNIREFLVNERGLNKSWVRVIGYWKRGTADHEEPHD, encoded by the coding sequence GTGGCAGAGCGAGTCTTTCGTCGAGGTCCCTTCCCGGTGAAGTTCCGGCTCCTCCAGGTCCGCCGGGTCCGCCGGGTCACGCCTCACATGGTCCGTGTCACGCTCGGCGGAGAGGACCTCGTGGGCTTCCACAGCGACAGCGCCGACGACCATGTGAAGCTGCTCATCCCCAATCCGGGAGAGCTCAAGCCCGTCCTGCCGACCATGGGCCCGCACGGCGTCGTCTTCCCGGAGGGGGTCAAGCGGCCCGCGACGCGCGACTACACGCCCCGGCGTCATGACCCCGTCGCGGGTGAGCTGGACCTCGACTTCGTGCTGCACGGCTCCGGGCCCGGCTCCACCTGGGCCTCCCGGGCGAAGGAGGGAGACTTCATCGGCGTCGCGGGCCCTCGGGGCTCGCTCATGGTCGCCGACGACTTCGACTGGTACCTCTTCGCGGGAGACCCGAGCGGGCTGCCGTCCATCAGCCGCAGGTTGGAGGAGCTTCCCGCCAGCGCCCGCGCCATCGTCTTCCTCGAAGTCGGCGATGCCTCCGAGGAGATTCCGCTCAACACCCGCGCCCGGATGGAGCTGACCTGGTTTCACCGCAACGGCGCGGCGCCGGGGACCACCCACCTCCTGGAGCAGGCCATCCGCGAGTTGCCGCTCCCACCGGGGGACGGCTTCGTCTGGGCGGCGGGCGAGGCCATCTCGATGCGGAACATCCGGGAGTTCCTGGTCAACGAGCGCGGCCTGAACAAGAGCTGGGTGCGCGTGATTGGCTACTGGAAGCGCGGCACCGCCGACCACGAAGAGCCCCACGACTGA
- the mxcL gene encoding myxochelin B biosynthesis transaminase MxcL, with amino-acid sequence MDPALRNHPSLPRPIMGDLKLEGSNRLLAEAKRLVPGLTQSLMKRPEMFAPGAFPVFVTKGQGALVEDIDGQQFIDFITGLGANMLGHNHPHVVEPIRKHLEEGILHSLPTPVEVSAAQVLVDMIPGAEQVRFFKTGADATSAAVRLARYITGKERIITVGYNGWHDHFMFDTPGVPAALAGLTLRMPLFTPPDEAALLTSIEQNAKELALVLLSVPYNRVLSREFLQAVRAACTAHGVLLVLDEVVTGFRLARGGAQEFFGVQADFVCLSKSIAAGMPLSAIAGPERHLSKLGDLQVSTTFGGELLSLVVCESVLKGYRESNYVDHIATLGRRLRTGINERAEKLGSPLRVVGYDAIPLFLFDKNPPEHAKRMQPFQAGMARRGVLLRRDVNFICAAHTPEQIEYTIEMAGEVMQSLLAPAPAASAA; translated from the coding sequence ATGGACCCCGCCCTGAGAAACCACCCATCACTCCCCCGCCCCATCATGGGAGACCTCAAGCTCGAGGGCTCCAATCGCCTGCTGGCCGAAGCGAAGCGGCTGGTGCCCGGCCTCACCCAGTCACTGATGAAGCGGCCCGAGATGTTCGCCCCCGGCGCCTTCCCCGTCTTCGTGACGAAGGGCCAGGGCGCGCTGGTGGAGGACATCGATGGTCAGCAGTTCATCGACTTCATCACCGGCCTGGGCGCCAACATGCTGGGCCACAACCATCCGCACGTGGTGGAGCCCATCCGCAAGCACCTGGAGGAAGGCATCCTCCACTCGCTGCCCACGCCGGTGGAGGTCAGCGCCGCGCAGGTGCTGGTGGACATGATTCCCGGCGCGGAGCAGGTGCGCTTCTTCAAGACGGGCGCGGATGCGACGTCCGCCGCGGTGCGGCTGGCGCGCTACATCACCGGCAAGGAGCGCATCATCACGGTGGGCTACAATGGCTGGCACGACCACTTCATGTTCGACACACCGGGCGTGCCCGCCGCGCTGGCCGGCCTCACCCTGCGGATGCCGCTCTTCACCCCGCCGGACGAGGCGGCCCTGCTGACCAGCATCGAGCAGAACGCGAAGGAGCTCGCCCTGGTGCTCCTCTCCGTGCCCTACAACCGCGTGCTGAGCCGGGAGTTCCTCCAGGCCGTGCGCGCCGCCTGCACCGCCCATGGCGTGCTGCTGGTGCTGGACGAGGTGGTCACCGGGTTCCGCCTCGCGCGAGGAGGCGCCCAGGAGTTCTTCGGAGTGCAGGCGGACTTCGTGTGTCTGTCGAAGAGCATCGCGGCGGGCATGCCCTTGTCGGCGATTGCCGGGCCGGAGCGACACCTGAGCAAGCTGGGCGACCTGCAGGTGTCGACCACGTTCGGCGGCGAGCTGCTGTCGCTGGTGGTGTGTGAGTCCGTGCTCAAGGGCTACCGGGAGAGCAACTACGTCGATCACATCGCCACCCTGGGCCGGCGGTTGCGCACCGGCATCAACGAGCGAGCGGAGAAGCTCGGCTCACCGCTGCGCGTGGTGGGCTACGACGCGATTCCGCTCTTCCTCTTCGACAAGAACCCCCCGGAGCACGCGAAGCGGATGCAGCCCTTCCAGGCCGGCATGGCCCGCCGGGGCGTGCTGCTGCGCCGTGACGTCAACTTCATCTGCGCGGCGCACACGCCGGAGCAGATCGAGTACACGATTGAGATGGCGGGAGAGGTGATGCAGTCCCTGCTCGCGCCCGCCCCGGCCGCCAGCGCGGCCTGA
- the mxcK gene encoding myxochelin export MFS transporter MxcK produces the protein MSAPITPRQERQLLWLLAAVQFTHLMDFMLVMPLGPELMRVFDISTARFGALVSAYTLASAVMGVSGLFWLDRFDRKRALLTLYGVFIIATLACGAARSPTELLVARMLAGACAGLMGAGVMAIIGDLVPAERRGRAIGTVMASLGLSAVAGVPLGLGIASHLSWRGPFWCIGALAACVWLCLLWRLPSVRQHLAGPAMGERRNPLAPLAAPGLALGWLLTFSVVFSSFLLIPYLGAYMVGNLGLRLEDLSWVYLVGGVATLFSARLVGQLSDRLGPARVLGALLVATVVPHLMFTHLTPSPLPVVMGVFIFFMAMTSSRAIPTIALVTARVPPALRGRYLAVNMAASDAASGLSAWASGLWIATAPQGALVGFGQVGWMAVGVTALSLCILWTFGRSAIPATAAAT, from the coding sequence ATGAGTGCTCCCATCACGCCGAGGCAGGAACGTCAGCTGCTCTGGCTGCTGGCCGCCGTGCAGTTCACCCACCTCATGGACTTCATGCTCGTGATGCCCCTGGGGCCCGAGCTCATGCGGGTGTTCGACATCTCGACCGCCCGGTTCGGGGCGCTGGTCTCCGCCTACACTCTGGCGTCCGCGGTGATGGGGGTGTCGGGCCTGTTCTGGTTGGACCGCTTCGACCGGAAGCGGGCGCTGCTCACGCTCTACGGCGTCTTCATCATCGCGACGCTGGCCTGTGGCGCGGCGCGAAGCCCCACTGAGCTGCTGGTGGCGAGGATGCTCGCGGGCGCCTGCGCGGGACTGATGGGCGCCGGAGTCATGGCCATCATCGGCGACCTGGTGCCGGCGGAGCGCCGGGGGCGGGCCATCGGGACGGTGATGGCCTCGCTCGGCCTGTCCGCGGTGGCGGGCGTGCCGCTGGGGCTGGGCATTGCCAGCCACCTGAGCTGGCGCGGGCCCTTCTGGTGCATCGGCGCGCTCGCGGCCTGCGTGTGGCTGTGCCTGCTGTGGCGCCTGCCCTCGGTACGCCAGCACCTCGCGGGGCCCGCCATGGGTGAGCGCCGCAATCCACTGGCGCCCCTCGCGGCCCCCGGACTCGCCCTGGGCTGGCTGCTCACCTTCAGCGTGGTGTTCTCCAGCTTCCTGCTGATTCCGTACCTGGGCGCGTACATGGTCGGCAACCTGGGCCTGCGCCTCGAGGACCTGTCCTGGGTGTACCTGGTCGGAGGCGTGGCGACGCTGTTCAGCGCGCGCCTGGTGGGCCAGCTCTCGGACCGCCTCGGCCCCGCGCGCGTTCTCGGAGCGCTGCTGGTGGCGACAGTGGTGCCCCACCTGATGTTCACCCACCTGACGCCCTCGCCACTTCCGGTGGTGATGGGGGTCTTCATCTTCTTCATGGCGATGACCTCCAGCCGGGCCATCCCAACCATCGCGCTGGTCACCGCGCGAGTCCCGCCCGCGCTGCGCGGCCGCTACCTCGCGGTCAACATGGCGGCGAGCGACGCCGCGTCCGGCCTCTCCGCCTGGGCGAGCGGACTGTGGATTGCGACGGCGCCCCAGGGCGCGTTGGTGGGCTTTGGCCAGGTGGGATGGATGGCGGTGGGAGTGACGGCCTTGTCGTTGTGCATTCTCTGGACGTTTGGACGTAGCGCCATTCCCGCGACCGCCGCGGCGACCTGA
- the mxcH gene encoding TonB-dependent siderophore myxochelin receptor MxcH — protein sequence MLGGLLVAAPVLAGVPQDEVPATPAPALEAPQLLEFVEAPYPAKAEQERVEATVLLRLTLDAQGTVTEAEVLEPAGHGFDEAARDAALRFRFEPAKRNGVPVPSRIAYSYEFRLPAAAVPTAPVEDAVTPRAPGVPMEAVPAPVEGSAPERSPAPPATPAPAPEAAEVEPIEVTVEGESEAQRLRNSAESVRVIEMGQVQREAADLGQVLARTEGIGVRRVGGLGSSARFSLAGFTNEQIRFFIDGVPLELAGYGPEFANVPVNFVQRMEVYQGVVPVRFGADALGGAVQFVTSEKLHGTRVAASYELGSFDTHRLTLSGSHLHEPSGLFVRATGFYDSTPNDYRVDVEVPDELGRLVPKTLPRFHDAYRAGGGSVEAGFSDHPWARRLLLRAFASTTAKELQHGVTMDTPYGDVDSGSNSAGATLRYEQVHGQGLTTDAVGGYVFRRSQFTDVGTCAYDWFGRCVQQLPQPGEIESRAVERNVRQHTGFARFNVGWRPAADHVLRLAVAPTWVGRSGEDLALRARGEVDPLTGDRRILSLVTGLEYEHDALEGRLENIAFLKDYIQRSRADLLLPSKVFQPADQNLHHLGVGDSLRFRVSDVLTAKASYEWATRLPRPDELFGDGILYGENLLLRPERSHNVNVELAAVLPETAAGAFRGNVLGFARRVDDFIQPVGREGYFTYQNVIEARSLGVSGAAGWTSPGQWLTLDGNATFQDFRNISTEGPFAEFEGQRLPNRPHLLANGSARLQWTEVASPRDELSLSWHTRYIHSFFRSWERLGQGGSKQSIGAQLLHSLALTYVTRTSRATLSWTVDVQNLTDASAFDFMGVQRPGRTVAAKLVAEL from the coding sequence TTGCTGGGTGGACTGCTCGTCGCAGCCCCGGTCCTCGCGGGCGTGCCGCAGGACGAAGTGCCCGCGACTCCAGCGCCCGCCCTCGAGGCGCCGCAGCTCCTGGAGTTCGTCGAGGCGCCCTACCCGGCGAAGGCAGAGCAGGAGCGCGTGGAGGCCACGGTGCTCCTGCGGCTCACGCTCGACGCACAGGGCACCGTCACCGAGGCGGAGGTGCTGGAGCCCGCCGGACATGGCTTCGACGAGGCGGCCCGGGACGCGGCGCTCCGCTTCCGCTTCGAGCCCGCGAAGCGCAACGGCGTGCCCGTGCCCTCGCGCATCGCCTACAGCTACGAGTTCCGCCTTCCTGCAGCGGCCGTACCCACCGCGCCGGTTGAGGATGCCGTAACGCCGCGCGCTCCCGGCGTCCCCATGGAGGCAGTGCCCGCGCCGGTCGAAGGCTCCGCACCTGAGCGCTCACCCGCTCCTCCCGCCACGCCAGCGCCCGCCCCCGAGGCGGCGGAAGTCGAGCCCATCGAAGTCACCGTCGAAGGCGAGTCCGAGGCGCAGCGCCTGCGCAACTCCGCCGAGTCCGTGCGGGTCATCGAGATGGGACAGGTCCAGCGCGAGGCCGCCGACCTGGGCCAGGTGCTGGCGCGCACCGAAGGCATCGGAGTGCGTCGGGTGGGCGGGCTCGGAAGCAGTGCACGCTTCTCGCTCGCGGGCTTCACCAATGAGCAGATCCGCTTCTTCATCGACGGCGTTCCGCTGGAGCTGGCCGGCTATGGCCCGGAGTTCGCCAACGTCCCGGTCAACTTCGTCCAGCGCATGGAGGTCTACCAGGGCGTCGTCCCCGTCCGCTTCGGAGCGGACGCGCTGGGCGGGGCCGTCCAGTTCGTCACCAGTGAGAAGCTCCACGGCACCCGGGTGGCGGCCTCGTACGAGCTGGGCTCCTTCGACACCCACCGGCTGACGCTCAGCGGCTCACACCTGCACGAGCCGAGCGGGCTGTTCGTCCGCGCCACCGGCTTCTATGACTCCACGCCCAACGACTACCGCGTCGACGTCGAGGTCCCCGACGAGCTGGGCCGGCTCGTGCCTAAGACACTCCCCCGCTTCCACGATGCGTACCGGGCCGGCGGCGGCTCCGTGGAGGCCGGCTTCTCGGACCACCCGTGGGCCCGGCGCCTGCTGCTGCGCGCCTTCGCCAGCACGACGGCCAAGGAGCTCCAGCACGGCGTCACCATGGACACGCCGTACGGCGACGTGGACTCCGGAAGCAACTCCGCGGGCGCAACGCTGCGCTACGAGCAGGTCCATGGCCAGGGGCTGACCACGGACGCGGTGGGCGGCTACGTCTTCCGCCGCAGCCAGTTCACGGACGTCGGGACCTGCGCGTACGACTGGTTCGGCCGCTGCGTCCAGCAGCTCCCCCAGCCGGGGGAAATCGAGTCCCGCGCCGTCGAGCGCAACGTCCGACAGCACACCGGCTTCGCCCGCTTCAACGTCGGCTGGAGGCCTGCCGCCGACCACGTGCTCCGCCTCGCCGTCGCCCCTACGTGGGTGGGCCGCTCCGGCGAGGACCTGGCCCTGCGGGCACGCGGTGAAGTCGATCCGCTCACCGGAGACCGGCGCATCCTCTCGCTCGTCACCGGGCTCGAGTACGAGCACGACGCGCTCGAAGGACGCCTGGAGAACATCGCGTTCCTCAAGGATTACATCCAGCGCTCCCGCGCCGACCTGCTCCTTCCGAGCAAGGTCTTCCAGCCCGCGGACCAGAACCTCCATCACCTCGGCGTGGGAGACAGCCTCCGGTTCCGCGTCTCCGACGTGCTCACCGCGAAGGCCTCCTACGAGTGGGCCACGCGCCTGCCCCGCCCCGACGAGCTCTTCGGTGACGGCATCCTCTACGGAGAAAACCTCCTCCTGAGGCCCGAGCGCAGCCACAACGTCAACGTGGAGCTGGCGGCCGTCCTGCCGGAGACGGCGGCCGGTGCGTTCCGGGGCAACGTGCTCGGCTTCGCGCGCCGGGTGGACGACTTCATCCAGCCGGTGGGCCGCGAGGGCTACTTCACGTACCAGAACGTCATCGAGGCCCGCAGCCTGGGCGTCTCCGGTGCGGCGGGATGGACCTCGCCGGGGCAGTGGCTGACGCTCGACGGCAACGCCACCTTCCAGGACTTCCGCAACATCTCCACCGAGGGCCCCTTCGCGGAGTTCGAGGGCCAGCGCCTTCCCAACCGCCCGCACCTGCTCGCCAACGGCAGCGCGCGCCTCCAGTGGACGGAGGTGGCCAGCCCTCGCGACGAGCTCTCGCTGAGCTGGCACACGCGCTACATCCACTCCTTCTTCCGCTCATGGGAGCGGCTGGGCCAGGGCGGCTCGAAGCAGTCCATCGGCGCCCAGTTGCTGCACTCCCTCGCGCTCACCTACGTCACCCGCACCTCGCGCGCCACGCTGAGCTGGACGGTGGACGTGCAGAACCTCACCGACGCTTCCGCCTTCGACTTCATGGGCGTGCAGCGTCCCGGACGCACCGTCGCCGCCAAGCTGGTCGCGGAGCTCTGA
- a CDS encoding class II 3-deoxy-7-phosphoheptulonate synthase, translated as MTRDWTPRSWRSKPVTCMPDDYPDLRALTRVEEQLAHLPPLVFAAETRRLSSQLARVAEGKAFLLQGGDCAESFKEFTTDNIRDTFRLILQMAVVLTFAGGRPVVKVGRIAGQFAKPRSSPVETRDGITLPSYRGDIINGMDFDAHERMPDPRRLVMAYHQSSATLNLVRAFARGGYTDLCNLHRWTLDFVANSPHGDRYRGLADKIFESLCFMSALDANPEQHPPASGPVDFFTSHEALLLNYEEALTRAEPGSEEWFDTSAHMLWIGERTRQLDCGHVEFMRGIQNPIGLKCGPTMEPDDLLRMMDVLDPEGVPGRLTLIGRFGADKVADCLPRLMAATRRAGRPVIWSIDPMHGNTHKAGNGYKTRSFDRILSEVHSFLEVAAAEGVHPGGLHLEMTGQHVTECLGGSLPVTEDDLSSRYHTHCDPRLNAAQALQLGFMVAEALQQTPRTHHARAA; from the coding sequence ATGACCCGAGATTGGACACCGCGTTCCTGGCGGAGCAAGCCCGTCACCTGCATGCCGGATGACTATCCGGACCTCCGCGCGCTCACCCGCGTCGAGGAGCAGCTCGCGCACCTGCCGCCGCTGGTCTTCGCCGCCGAGACGCGCCGCCTCAGCTCGCAGCTGGCCCGCGTCGCGGAGGGCAAGGCCTTCCTGCTGCAGGGCGGGGACTGCGCGGAGAGCTTCAAGGAGTTCACCACCGACAACATCCGCGACACCTTCCGGCTCATCCTCCAGATGGCGGTGGTGCTCACCTTCGCGGGAGGCCGGCCGGTGGTGAAGGTGGGCCGCATCGCCGGGCAGTTCGCCAAGCCACGCTCCAGTCCGGTGGAGACGCGGGACGGCATCACCCTGCCCAGCTACCGCGGCGACATCATCAACGGCATGGACTTCGACGCCCACGAGCGGATGCCCGACCCCCGGCGCCTCGTCATGGCCTACCACCAGTCCTCCGCCACGCTGAACCTCGTGCGCGCCTTTGCCCGGGGCGGCTACACGGACCTCTGCAACCTGCACCGGTGGACGCTCGACTTCGTCGCCAACAGCCCGCACGGAGACCGCTACCGGGGACTGGCGGACAAGATCTTCGAGTCCCTGTGCTTCATGAGCGCGCTCGACGCGAACCCCGAGCAGCACCCGCCCGCGTCGGGTCCGGTGGACTTCTTCACCAGCCACGAGGCCCTGCTCCTCAACTACGAGGAGGCGCTGACTCGCGCCGAGCCCGGCTCGGAAGAGTGGTTCGACACGTCCGCGCACATGCTGTGGATTGGCGAGCGCACCCGTCAGCTCGACTGCGGCCACGTGGAGTTCATGCGCGGCATCCAGAACCCCATCGGCCTCAAGTGCGGCCCGACGATGGAGCCGGACGACCTGCTGCGGATGATGGACGTCCTCGACCCCGAGGGCGTCCCCGGGCGCCTCACGCTCATCGGCCGCTTCGGCGCGGACAAGGTCGCTGACTGCCTGCCCCGGCTGATGGCCGCCACCCGCCGCGCCGGCCGCCCCGTCATCTGGTCCATCGACCCGATGCACGGCAACACGCACAAGGCGGGCAACGGCTACAAGACGCGCTCCTTCGACCGCATCCTCTCCGAGGTGCACTCCTTCCTCGAGGTCGCCGCCGCCGAGGGCGTGCACCCGGGCGGCCTGCACCTGGAGATGACCGGCCAGCACGTCACCGAGTGCCTCGGTGGCTCGCTGCCGGTGACGGAGGACGACCTCTCCAGCCGCTACCACACCCACTGCGACCCGAGGCTCAACGCCGCCCAGGCCCTTCAGCTCGGCTTCATGGTGGCCGAGGCTCTCCAGCAGACTCCTCGCACCCACCACGCCCGCGCCGCTTGA